A single window of Chloracidobacterium thermophilum B DNA harbors:
- a CDS encoding cryptochrome/photolyase family protein → MFRKPRRATSGFCQSVVPPSTDDTMTKRILCWFRRDLRLDDNTALLAAYAAAEEVVPVFIFDDAILSRPDTGAVRVAFLLESLRNLDENLRARGSRLLLRRGRPEHVLAQLVTETAASAVYFNRDVEPFALARDARVRAHLEGRCAVEGFDDGGLTAPEAVRTKAGTPYTVFTPYRQAVLAQPIPRPRLAPAMLRTPADVPSDPWPSLKDLGFATSVSPPPGGETSAQARLQGFIQNGLARYATERDVLSADGTSRLSPYLRFGCLSPRRAYWAAREAVPEGSPGMESWIAELIWRDFYRQILFHFPYVETGAFRRAYDDLAWENNASWFDLWCQGKTGFPIVDAAMRQLLTTGWMHNRARMIVASFLTKDLLIDWRWGERHFMKHLVDGDLAANNGGWQWAASTGTDAQPYFRIFNPTAQGKKFDPTGAYVRQYVPELRAVPDRWIHEPSRMPPDVQRAFRCVIGVDYPAPLVDHGRQRAKALTMFGRFASPEKRPGR, encoded by the coding sequence TGGCTTCTGCCAGAGTGTTGTTCCCCCATCCACCGACGACACCATGACCAAACGCATTCTCTGTTGGTTTCGGCGCGACCTGCGCCTGGACGATAACACGGCTTTGCTGGCGGCTTACGCTGCGGCGGAAGAAGTTGTTCCGGTGTTCATTTTTGATGACGCCATCCTGTCCCGTCCTGACACTGGCGCCGTGCGCGTGGCGTTTTTGCTGGAAAGCCTCCGCAACCTGGATGAAAACCTGCGCGCGCGCGGCAGCCGATTGCTTCTCCGCCGTGGCCGGCCGGAGCATGTGCTGGCGCAGCTCGTCACGGAAACGGCCGCCAGCGCCGTTTATTTCAACCGTGATGTGGAACCATTCGCCCTGGCGCGGGATGCCCGTGTGCGGGCGCATCTGGAAGGACGGTGCGCCGTCGAAGGCTTCGACGATGGCGGACTCACCGCACCGGAGGCCGTCAGAACCAAGGCCGGAACACCCTACACGGTCTTTACACCCTACAGGCAGGCGGTTCTGGCGCAGCCTATCCCACGTCCCCGCCTGGCGCCGGCGATGCTCAGGACGCCGGCCGATGTGCCAAGCGACCCCTGGCCATCGCTGAAAGACCTTGGTTTTGCTACCTCAGTCAGTCCACCGCCGGGCGGAGAAACCTCAGCTCAAGCACGGTTACAGGGCTTCATACAAAACGGGCTGGCCCGCTATGCCACCGAACGCGATGTTCTTTCCGCTGATGGCACATCCCGACTATCGCCCTATCTGCGGTTTGGCTGTCTGTCACCACGCCGCGCCTACTGGGCGGCGCGGGAAGCTGTCCCGGAAGGCTCGCCCGGCATGGAAAGCTGGATTGCCGAACTCATCTGGCGCGACTTTTACCGCCAGATTCTGTTTCATTTTCCTTACGTGGAAACTGGTGCGTTCCGGCGCGCCTACGATGACCTTGCTTGGGAAAACAATGCGTCCTGGTTTGACCTCTGGTGTCAGGGCAAGACCGGTTTTCCAATCGTGGATGCCGCCATGCGCCAACTGCTTACAACCGGCTGGATGCACAATCGGGCGCGCATGATTGTGGCGTCCTTTCTGACCAAAGACCTGCTCATTGACTGGCGATGGGGCGAGCGGCACTTTATGAAACATCTCGTGGATGGCGATCTGGCGGCCAACAACGGCGGCTGGCAGTGGGCGGCTTCGACGGGCACCGATGCCCAGCCGTACTTCCGCATTTTCAATCCGACCGCCCAAGGGAAAAAATTTGACCCCACTGGGGCCTATGTTCGGCAGTATGTGCCGGAACTGCGCGCCGTGCCAGACCGCTGGATTCACGAGCCTTCCCGGATGCCGCCAGACGTACAGCGGGCTTTTCGCTGCGTTATTGGCGTGGACTACCCGGCGCCACTGGTTGACCACGGCCGCCAGCGCGCCAAGGCACTGACCATGTTCGGACGCTTCGCCAGCCCGGAAAAAAGGCCGGGCAGGTGA